From the Paludisphaera mucosa genome, one window contains:
- a CDS encoding Dabb family protein, whose product MLAHSVFFSLHDPSPASIQELLTACHTYLNDHPGVVFFGVGTLNKELTRPVNDQAFEVALHVVFDSKASHDAYQVAPRHLQFVDENKPKWKQVRVFDADMTSA is encoded by the coding sequence ATGCTGGCCCACAGCGTCTTCTTCTCGCTCCACGACCCGTCGCCGGCCTCGATCCAGGAACTCCTGACGGCCTGCCACACCTACCTGAACGACCACCCCGGCGTGGTCTTCTTCGGCGTCGGCACGCTCAACAAGGAACTTACGCGGCCGGTCAACGATCAGGCCTTCGAGGTCGCCCTGCACGTCGTGTTCGACTCGAAGGCCTCGCACGACGCCTATCAGGTCGCGCCCCGGCACTTGCAGTTCGTGGACGAGAACAAACCCAAGTGGAAGCAAGTCCGCGTGTTCGACGCCGACATGACGTCCGCCTGA
- the mtnA gene encoding S-methyl-5-thioribose-1-phosphate isomerase — protein MTTVRDGGPGAGLREEAAPAGADGEGGRAFRTVQWIGDALGGRLRMIDQTLLPTRFIEIDCNDVESVWQAIKTLSVRGAPAIGVAAAYGAVIGARSRGTSDPATIREALREAAAHLRTSRPTAVNLFWALDRMEAAADSARRVAEVPLLDHLLAEAHAIADEDRAMCRAIGRHGADLLAAGDGVLTHCNAGGLATADYGTALALIFTAHEQGKAVHVFADETRPLLQGARLTAWELANRGIDVTLICDNMAAQVMKEGKVQVVVVGADRIAANGDAANKIGTYGVAVLAKAHGIPFYVAAPSSTFDLSLADGSGIPIEERDPREITEGFGRRTAPEGVGVYNPAFDVTPAALITGIVTERGLVRPVDAATIRAVLGTPQAAS, from the coding sequence ATGACGACCGTCCGCGACGGCGGTCCCGGGGCCGGCCTCCGCGAGGAGGCCGCGCCGGCCGGGGCCGACGGTGAGGGCGGGCGAGCGTTCCGGACGGTCCAGTGGATCGGCGACGCCCTCGGCGGCCGGCTGCGGATGATCGACCAGACGCTCCTGCCCACCCGCTTCATCGAGATCGACTGCAACGACGTCGAGTCGGTCTGGCAGGCCATCAAGACGCTCAGCGTGCGCGGGGCGCCGGCCATCGGCGTGGCCGCGGCCTACGGGGCCGTGATCGGCGCCCGGTCGCGCGGGACATCCGACCCCGCCACGATCAGGGAGGCCCTCCGCGAGGCCGCGGCGCACCTCCGGACCAGCCGGCCGACGGCCGTCAACCTGTTCTGGGCCCTCGACCGCATGGAGGCCGCCGCCGATTCGGCCCGGCGCGTCGCCGAGGTCCCGCTGCTCGATCACCTCCTCGCCGAGGCCCACGCCATCGCCGACGAGGACCGCGCCATGTGCCGCGCGATCGGCCGGCACGGTGCCGATCTGCTCGCGGCCGGCGACGGCGTGCTGACCCACTGCAACGCCGGCGGGCTCGCCACGGCCGATTACGGCACGGCGCTGGCCCTGATCTTCACGGCCCACGAGCAGGGCAAGGCGGTGCACGTCTTCGCCGACGAGACCCGGCCTTTGCTCCAGGGGGCGCGGCTGACGGCCTGGGAGCTGGCCAACCGCGGCATCGACGTCACCCTGATCTGCGACAACATGGCCGCCCAGGTCATGAAGGAAGGCAAGGTGCAGGTCGTCGTCGTCGGGGCCGACCGGATCGCCGCCAACGGCGACGCCGCCAACAAGATCGGCACCTATGGCGTGGCCGTCCTGGCGAAGGCCCACGGCATCCCCTTCTACGTCGCCGCCCCCTCCAGCACCTTCGACCTCTCGCTGGCCGACGGCTCCGGGATCCCGATCGAGGAGCGCGACCCCCGCGAGATCACGGAGGGCTTCGGCCGCCGCACCGCGCCCGAAGGCGTCGGCGTCTACAACCCCGCGTTCGACGTCACCCCCGCCGCCCTGATCACCGGCATCGTCACCGAGCGGGGCCTCGTCCGGCCGGTCGACGCCGCCACGATCCGCGCCGTGCTCGGGACGCCCCAGGCCGCGTCCTGA
- the ald gene encoding alanine dehydrogenase, with the protein MIVGVPKEIKSDEYRVAMLPVGVEELTQAGHKVLVEAGAGQGSGLADAQYEAAGATIAADVADIWAQADLVVKVKEPMPSEWPRIRPGQTLFTYFHFAADEALTRAVIASGATAIAYETLRDARGALPLLTPMSEVAGRMSIQQGAKFLERPQEGRGILLSGVPGVAPAEVAILGGGVVGSNAAKVAAGMGANVKILDVNLDRLRYLDDIMPPNVTTLYSDRHTIREAVEAADLVIGAVLVVGARAPRLVRRVDLPRMKPGAVIVDVAIDQGGCIETSRPTTHHAPTYVVDGVVHYCVTNMPGAVGRTSTYALCNVTLPYVLQLANQGWRAVAERDAGVAAGVNVHAGRVTNQAVATTFGLPFEDWRDRPSAALVGASSSPKE; encoded by the coding sequence ATGATCGTTGGGGTGCCGAAGGAGATCAAGTCCGACGAATACCGCGTCGCGATGCTGCCCGTCGGCGTCGAGGAGCTGACCCAGGCCGGGCATAAGGTCCTCGTCGAGGCCGGCGCGGGGCAGGGGAGCGGCCTGGCCGACGCCCAGTACGAGGCCGCCGGCGCGACGATCGCGGCGGACGTCGCCGACATCTGGGCCCAGGCCGACCTGGTGGTCAAGGTGAAGGAGCCGATGCCGTCGGAATGGCCCCGGATCCGCCCCGGCCAGACCCTCTTCACCTACTTCCACTTCGCCGCCGACGAGGCCCTCACCCGGGCCGTGATCGCCAGCGGCGCGACGGCCATCGCCTACGAGACCCTCCGCGACGCCCGCGGCGCCCTGCCGCTGCTGACCCCGATGAGCGAGGTCGCCGGCCGGATGAGCATCCAGCAGGGGGCGAAGTTCCTGGAACGTCCCCAGGAAGGCCGCGGCATCCTGCTCTCGGGCGTCCCGGGCGTGGCCCCGGCCGAAGTCGCGATCCTGGGCGGCGGCGTGGTCGGCTCGAACGCGGCCAAGGTCGCCGCGGGCATGGGCGCCAACGTCAAGATCCTCGACGTGAACCTGGACCGCCTGCGCTACCTCGACGACATCATGCCGCCCAACGTCACGACCCTCTATTCCGACCGCCACACGATCCGCGAGGCCGTCGAGGCGGCCGACCTGGTCATCGGCGCCGTCCTGGTCGTGGGCGCGCGGGCGCCCCGGCTGGTCCGCCGCGTCGACCTGCCCCGGATGAAGCCGGGCGCGGTGATCGTCGACGTCGCCATCGACCAGGGGGGCTGCATCGAGACCAGCCGACCGACCACGCACCACGCGCCGACCTACGTGGTGGACGGCGTCGTCCACTACTGCGTCACCAATATGCCCGGCGCGGTGGGGCGGACGAGCACGTACGCCCTCTGCAACGTCACGCTCCCCTACGTCCTGCAGCTCGCCAACCAGGGCTGGCGCGCGGTCGCCGAGCGCGACGCGGGCGTTGCGGCGGGCGTCAACGTCCACGCCGGGCGGGTGACCAACCAGGCCGTCGCGACGACCTTCGGGCTCCCTTTCGAAGACTGGCGCGACCGGCCCTCGGCGGCCCTGGTCGGCGCCTCGTCGAGCCCCAAGGAATGA